From the Sphingobium sp. RAC03 genome, the window AGCGCGGCCAGTTCGCGCACCAGGGTAACGTCCACCTGCATCGCGCCCTTGTCTTGCTTGTCGTTCATGGTTGACCCTTGTTTGCCATTATACCGTATCTCTAGCGGCCAGCGCCTATGCCGGTTTGCGGCAAAGCGCAACTTTGTAACGTCTGGCCGATCGAGTGCAACGCCGTATGCGCCGATACTATAGTTCCAGGGCGGCTTCGAGCGCGAGCATATAGGAGAGGGGGCCAAAGCCCGCGATCGTCCCCTTCGCCGCCATGCCGACATAGCTTTTATGGCGGAAAGGTTCGCGGGCATGGGGGTTGGACAGGTGAATTTCGATCACCGGCACGCTGATCGCCTTGATCGCGTCATGCAGGGCGACGGAGGTGTGGGTCAGGCCGCCGGGATTGATGATGACCGCATGTGCGCCTTCGCTATGGGCTTCCTGCAACCAGTCGATCAGATGGCCTTCATGATTGGATTGGCGAAAATCGAGGGCGACATGGGCGCGGGTGGCGGCATCCTCCATCCGTTCGGCGATGTCGTCGAGCGTGTCATAGCCATAGATTTCTGGCTCTCGCGTGCCCAGCAGATTGAGATTGGGGCCGTTGA encodes:
- the aroQ gene encoding type II 3-dehydroquinate dehydratase, with the protein product MADSRKIYVLNGPNLNLLGTREPEIYGYDTLDDIAERMEDAATRAHVALDFRQSNHEGHLIDWLQEAHSEGAHAVIINPGGLTHTSVALHDAIKAISVPVIEIHLSNPHAREPFRHKSYVGMAAKGTIAGFGPLSYMLALEAALEL